One Panicum virgatum strain AP13 chromosome 9K, P.virgatum_v5, whole genome shotgun sequence genomic region harbors:
- the LOC120652627 gene encoding peptide chain release factor PrfB2, chloroplastic-like has protein sequence MGSRLLARSAAVRLLSYLRRRTPDPTHRLLPHGASLASLLGPTGDIPAAAADSALLRYQARWSSSSTAAVAEVPMTADGLTVESIAGKGWTILPEAESDWRSHAAAVAQSIKLIKKRLKWGWILERTKQLAVVLEKPDLWDDLVFAGKVSREHGEIMGKIKSVNQFEQELIEHIEMLRLAREENDNELEMESMRALADMRRSAKEKELNALLSGDNDSCSCFIEVQAGAGGTESMDWAAMVMNMYRSWAQRRGYTITVVEEMPGEVAGIKRATIKVDGEYAFGYAKAEVGVHRLVRISPFDSGKRRHTSFAAVAVIPILGDTSSRYQIKDSDLRIERFRSGGPGGQRANTTESAIRIVHIPTGISATCQNERSQHMNKASAMAVLQSRLDQLEIARQAQMNAEHTQSLNEISWGNQIRSYVLHPYRMVKDLRTNYEVSDPDSVLEGDLDDFILNYLSSSLDEDDVSV, from the exons ATGGGTTCCCGCCTCCTAGCCAGATCAGCAGCGGTGCGCCTCCTCTCCTACCTCCGCCGCAGGACGCCAGACCCTACCCATCGCCTCCTTCCTCATGGCGCCTCCTTGGCGTCCCTACTGGGGCCCACCGGTgacatccccgccgccgccgccgactcagCCCTCCTCCGCTACCAAGCGCGGTGGTCCTCTTCGTCCACGGCGGCGGTTGCAGAGGTGCCGATGACGGCAGACGGCCTGACGGTGGAATCGATTGCCGGCAAGGGGTGGACGATCCTCCCCGAGGCCGAGAGCGACTGGcgcagccacgccgccgccgtcgcgcagtCCATCAAGCTCATTAAGAAGCGCCTCAAG TGGGGATGGATACTTGAGAGAACAAAGCAACTGGCTGTGGTGTTGGAGAAGCCAGACCTCTGGGATGATCTAGTTTTCGCTGGAAAGGTTAGCCGTGAGCACGGTGAGATCATGGGCAAGATTAAATCAGTGAACCAGTTTGAGCAGGAATTAATTGAACACATCGAGATGTTAAGGCTTGCACGTGAAGAAAATGATAATGAACTTGAGATG GAAAGCATGAGGGCTTTGGCTGATATGAGAAGAAgtgcaaaggagaaagaactCAATGCTCTACTTTCTGGAGACAATGATTCCTGCTCTTGCTTCATTGAG GTTCAGGCAGGGGCTGGTGGCACTGAGAGCATGGACTGGGCTGCAATGGTCATGAACATGTATAGATCATGGGCTCAGCGACGGGGATATACAATCACTGTGGTAGAAGAGATGCCTGGTGAAGTAGCAGGAATCAAG AGGGCCACTATCAAAGTTGACGGTGAATATGCATTTGGATATGCCAAAGCCGAAGTAGGAGTTCATAGATTAGTGCGAATTTCTCCATTTGACAGCGGAAAGCGGCGGCACACTTcctttgctgctgttgctgtaaTCCCTATTCTTGGTGACACCTCTAGCCGATACCAGATAAAAGACTCTGATCTTCGGATAGAACGTTTCCGTTCCGGTGGTCCTGGTGGCCAGCGTGCCAACACTACTGAAAGTGCCATTCGAATTGTGCACATTCCAACTGGTATTAGCGCAACATGTCAAAACGAAAG GTCACAACACATGAACAAGGCATCAGCAATGGCTGTGCTCCAATCTCGTCTGGACCAACTTGAGATTGCCCGCCAAGCACAGATGAATGCAGAGCACACACAGTCACTCAATGAAATCAGCTGGGGCAACCAAATAAGATCTTATGTTCTCCAT CCGTACCGTATGGTCAAAGATCTCCGGACAAACTATGAAGTATCAGACCCTGATTCCGTCCTCGAAGgagacctagatgatttcatctTGAATTATTTGTCTTCGtcactagatgaagatgatgtaaGTGTCTGA